In Cynocephalus volans isolate mCynVol1 chromosome 16, mCynVol1.pri, whole genome shotgun sequence, the following proteins share a genomic window:
- the LGALS3BP gene encoding galectin-3-binding protein, with product MAPPWLLWVWLLVSGAQGVNDGDMRLANGDAANQGRVEIFYRGQWGTVCDNLWDLTDASVVCRALGFQNATEALGGATFGQGTGPIMLDEVQCTGTEPSLADCRSLGWLKSNCRHERDAGVICTNETRDAHTLDLSGELSAALGQIFDSQQGCDLSISVQVQGEEERHLCAHTLILSSNPEAQALWQEPGSNVTMRVDTECAPVARDFIRYLYSRRTDISLSSVKCFHKLASAYGAKKLQTYCESLFAILLPQDPSFQEPLDLYAYALATGDPLLEELCMQFLAWNFEALTQAEAWPSVPTALLHLLLLKSELAVPSELALLKAVDAWNQENRVSREEVEGLIEKVRFPMMLPEDLFELQFNLSLYQSHEALFQEKILQALEFHTVPFRLLAQYRGLNLTEDTYKPRIYTSPTWSASVEASSWTTRKPQLLYQPRREALFGYPTVAYNRAFSGYEYYPYQSFQTPQHPSFLFQNKLVSWSLIYLPTIQSCWNYGLSCSSDELPVLGLTKSGYSDPTIGYESKALMLCEGRFVADVTDFEGPKAAIPSAQGTNGSRSASSFPCPAGSFSSFRAVIRPFYLTNSTGVDPTAWPRGWGRQEL from the exons ATGGCCCCGCCGTGGCTCCTCTGGGTGTGGCTGCTGGTCTCAGGGGCCCAAG GTGTGAACGACGGTGACATGCGGCTGGCCAACGGGGACGCTGCCAACCAGGGCCGTGTGGAAATCTTCTACAGAGGCCAGTGGGGCACCGTGTGTGACAACCTGTGGGACCTGACCGATGCCAGCGTTGTCTGCCGGGCCCTGGGCTTCCAGAATGCCACTGAGGCTCTGGGCGGAGCCACGTTTGGGCAAG GCACGGGCCCCATCATGTTGGATGAGGTCCAGTGCACGGGGACGGAGCCCTCGCTGGCGGACTGCAGATCGCTGGGCTGGCTCAAGAGCAACTGCCGGCATGAAAGAGACGCCGGCGTGATCTGCACCAACG AAACCAGAGACGCCCATACCCTCGACCTCTCCGGGGAGCTCTCAGCTGCGCTCGGGCAGATCTTCGACAGCCAGCAGGGCTGTGACCTGTCCATCAGCGTGCAGGTGCAGGGAGAGGAGGAACGGCACCTCTGTGCTCACACACTGATCCTGTCCTCCAACCCTGAAGcccaggccctgtggcaggagcCGGGCAGCAACGTCACCATGCGCGTGGACACCGAGTGCGCGCCTGTGGCCAGGGACTTCATCAG GTACCTCTACTCGCGAAGGACTGACATCTCCCTGTCATCGGTCAAGTGCTTCCACAAGCTGGCCTCTGCCTATGGGGCCAAGAAGCTGCAGACATACTGCGAGAGCCTCTTTGCCATTCTCCTCCCCCAGGACCCCTCTTTCCAGGAGCCCCTGGACCTCTACGCCTATGCACTGGCCACCGGGGACCCCCTTCTGGAAGAGCTCTGCATGCAGTTCCTGGCCTGGAATTTCGAGGCCCTGACACAGGCCGAGGCCTGGCCCAGCGTCCCCACAGCCCTGCTCCACCTGCTGCTGCTCAAGAGCGAGCTGGCCGTGCCCAGCGAGCTGGCCCTGCTGAAGGCCGTGGACGCCTGGAACCAGGAGAATCGCGTCTCCCGCGAGGAGGTGGAAGGCTTGATCGAGAAGGTGCGCTTCCCCATGATGCTGCCCGAGGACCTCTTCGAGCTGCAGTTCAACCTGTCCCTGTACCAGAGTCATGAGGCCCTGTTCCAGGAGAAGATTCTGCAGGCCCTGGAATTCCACACTGTGCCCTTCCGGCTGCTGGCCCAGTACAGAGGCCTGAACCTCACCGAGGACACCTACAAGCCCCGGATTTACACGTCGCCCACCTGGAGCGCCTCGGTGGAGGCCAGCTCCTGGACCACACGGAAGCCGCAGCTGCTATATCAGCCCCGACGGGAGGCTCTGTTTGGTTATCCTACAGTTGCTTACAACCGAGCCTTCTCCGGCTACGAGTATTACCCCTACCAGTCCTTCCAGACCCCACAACACCCCAGCTTCCTGTTCCAGAACAAGCTGGTCTCCTGGTCTCTCATCTACCTCCCCACCATCCAGAGCTGCTGGAACTATGGGCTCTCGTGCTCCTCCGACGAGCTCCCTGTCCTGGGCCTCACCAAGTCTGGCTACTCAGATCCCACCATCGGCTATGAAAGCAAAGCCCTGATGCTCTGTGAAGGGCGCTTCGTGGCAGATGTCACTGATTTCGAGGGCCCAAAGGCTGCGATCCCCAGTGCCCAGGGCACCAACGGCTCCAGGAGTGCTTCCTCCTTCCCTTGCCCTGCTGGGTCCTTCAGCAGCTTCCGAGCTGTCATCCGCCCCTTCTACCTGACCAATTCCACTGGCGTGGACCCCACCGCGTGGCCCAGAGGCTGGGGGCGGCAAGAGTTATAG